The nucleotide sequence TTGACAGCCATTGGCTTGGGGGTATTGGGGAAACCGACGATTGAAAGTATCATTAGCCCTTTTCTTACGCCGTATTTACCCGAACAAGTCGTTGCAGTTCTGTCGTTTGTGATTGCATACTCGCTCGTTACGTTTCTACATGTGGTTGTCGGGGAGCTGGCACCGAAAACAGTGGCGATCCAAAAGGCAGAAGCGGTTAGCTTACTGTGTGCGAAACCTATTATTTGGTTCTATAAATTGATGTACCCTGCAATCTGGGTGCTGAATGGCTCTGCTGCTCTCCTCGTGCGTTCATTCGGTATGAAACCGACCAAGGAGCACGAAGAAAGTCACTCAGAAGAAGAGCTGCGAATCATTCTGACGGAAAGCTATGAGAGCGGCAAAATTAATCAGTCTGAGTATGGATATGTAAGCAATATCTTTGCTTTTGATGAGATGCTTGCACGCGAGATTATGGTTCCGCGAACAGATATGAGCTGCTTGCACAAGGAATATACCCTTGAGGAAAACCTTCGAATCATGAAAGAAGAGCAATACACCCGTTTCCCGGTTATTTCGCAAAACAAAGATCATATTATCGGGATGATTAACACGAAAGAGTTTTTTCTGAATTATGCCGATGATCCGAATTTGGACATTTCTAAGCTCATCCGACCGTTTTTGACGGTTTCAGAAGCTACTCCTGTAAAAGACCTTTTGAAAAAAATGCAGAAACAAAGAACGCATATCGCTATCCTGATCGACGAGTATGGCGGTACCTCCGGAATGGTTACGATCGAAGATATTTTGGAGGAAATTGTAGGAGAGATTCGTGATGAGTTCGATGCGGAGGAAAAAGCCGAAATCGAAATCGTGGAAGAGAATAGCCATGTGATTGTAGACGGAAAGGTACTGCTCTCCGAGGTTAACGATTTGCTTAACGCCAATATTAATGAAGAAGAGCTCGATACCATCGGGGGCTGGCTATACAGTCAAAATCCGACACTCAAAGAAGGTATCCAATGGCAATACGTTGATCTTGTCTTTACGATCAGAAAGAAAGACAAGCATCGCATAAGGAAAATTGAAATTCAAAAAGCAGCAGAAGTTCCAACTCGTGAGCTGCAGGATGTAACGTAATCAAAAGATG is from Brevibacillus brevis and encodes:
- a CDS encoding hemolysin family protein, whose amino-acid sequence is MLTMNLLLIAFLIVATAFFVATEFAIVKLRPSRVDQLVMEGRKNALAVQKVVSNLDGYLSACQLGITLTAIGLGVLGKPTIESIISPFLTPYLPEQVVAVLSFVIAYSLVTFLHVVVGELAPKTVAIQKAEAVSLLCAKPIIWFYKLMYPAIWVLNGSAALLVRSFGMKPTKEHEESHSEEELRIILTESYESGKINQSEYGYVSNIFAFDEMLAREIMVPRTDMSCLHKEYTLEENLRIMKEEQYTRFPVISQNKDHIIGMINTKEFFLNYADDPNLDISKLIRPFLTVSEATPVKDLLKKMQKQRTHIAILIDEYGGTSGMVTIEDILEEIVGEIRDEFDAEEKAEIEIVEENSHVIVDGKVLLSEVNDLLNANINEEELDTIGGWLYSQNPTLKEGIQWQYVDLVFTIRKKDKHRIRKIEIQKAAEVPTRELQDVT